One part of the Treponema sp. OMZ 787 genome encodes these proteins:
- a CDS encoding DUF262 domain-containing protein, translated as MITTLRTDITIKDICDGFVYNEYEGKGLFGLSGKLTIQPEYQRNYIYADGKKDIAVIDSILKGYPLGLIYFNKTADGKLEVLDGQQRITSFGRFVTGKFAIKDTHGMEQYFSGLASDLQNKILQTKLLIYECEGTESEIKEWFKTINIAGIPLNEQELLNAIHSGEFVTKAKEEFSNSQNSHIQKWNAYILGSVNRQDFLHCALDWVSRGNISEYMSRHRHDTNILELKSYFNSVIDWISTIFIDLEKEMRGLEWGVLYERYHKNSYNPQEVSAHIKKLYADFFVKNKKGIYEYILGGEQDKKLLEIRIFDESAKQAVYKAQSTEAISKGCSNCPLCALGNDNNQNKIWKLSEMEADHVTAWTNGGSTDISNCQMLCKTHNRAKGNR; from the coding sequence ATGATTACAACATTGCGGACAGATATTACAATAAAAGATATTTGCGACGGCTTTGTGTACAACGAATACGAAGGCAAGGGACTTTTCGGTCTTTCAGGAAAATTGACGATACAGCCCGAATATCAGCGTAATTATATTTATGCGGATGGGAAAAAAGATATTGCCGTTATCGATTCCATCCTCAAGGGTTATCCGCTGGGATTAATCTATTTTAACAAAACCGCTGACGGCAAACTTGAAGTCTTGGACGGACAGCAGCGCATTACCAGCTTCGGGCGATTTGTCACCGGAAAATTCGCCATAAAAGACACTCACGGTATGGAACAATATTTTAGCGGATTAGCTTCCGATTTGCAAAATAAAATTCTGCAAACAAAATTATTGATTTACGAATGTGAAGGAACAGAAAGCGAAATAAAAGAATGGTTTAAAACAATAAACATTGCAGGAATACCGCTCAATGAGCAGGAGCTGTTAAATGCCATTCATTCAGGCGAATTTGTAACAAAGGCAAAAGAGGAATTCAGCAACAGCCAAAATTCTCATATTCAAAAATGGAACGCTTACATTTTGGGCAGTGTAAACCGGCAAGATTTTTTACACTGTGCACTTGATTGGGTTTCCCGCGGAAACATAAGCGAATATATGAGCAGGCACAGACACGATACTAACATCTTGGAATTAAAATCATATTTTAATTCCGTTATCGACTGGATTTCTACAATATTTATCGATTTAGAAAAAGAAATGCGCGGACTTGAATGGGGTGTTTTGTATGAACGTTATCACAAAAATTCTTACAATCCTCAAGAAGTTTCCGCCCATATAAAAAAACTCTATGCAGATTTTTTTGTTAAAAATAAAAAGGGAATTTACGAATACATTTTAGGCGGCGAACAAGATAAAAAACTCCTTGAGATAAGAATCTTTGACGAGTCGGCAAAACAAGCAGTATATAAAGCACAATCTACCGAAGCGATATCAAAAGGCTGTTCGAACTGTCCTCTGTGTGCGTTAGGAAACGATAACAATCAAAATAAAATTTGGAAACTTTCGGAAATGGAAGCCGACCATGTAACAGCATGGACTAACGGCGGCTCGACCGATATTTCAAACTGTCAAATGCTTTGCAAAACGCATAACCGGGCAAAGGGTAATAGATAA
- a CDS encoding prolyl oligopeptidase family serine peptidase — translation MGKYKNQNIIEERVEIEDIPCLRFYPAKMSGFLPPFPTLFYYHGWSSEKNKQKLIGYVFSTLGYQVILPDAVNHGERNKFEDYDEALNEFFLPTIMQNLAEFPIIKNYAVKNFNADEKRLAVSGHSMGGFTTAGIFTHNPSIKTAVVFNGACDWQNAILQIEKEYDEAHIEFDEATKKADPAQNIDKLIDRPLFLLHGIKDSLVSYKIQKQFYDSTLPLYKNKELLRFMSVERMNHYISIQTLDEAVLWLSENL, via the coding sequence ATGGGAAAATACAAAAATCAAAATATAATCGAAGAGAGGGTCGAAATAGAAGACATACCCTGCCTGCGTTTTTATCCTGCAAAAATGAGCGGCTTTCTTCCGCCTTTTCCTACCTTATTTTATTATCACGGCTGGTCGTCAGAAAAAAACAAGCAAAAGCTGATTGGCTATGTTTTTTCTACCTTGGGATATCAAGTAATCTTACCCGATGCAGTAAATCACGGTGAAAGAAATAAGTTTGAAGATTATGATGAGGCCTTAAACGAGTTTTTTTTACCTACCATTATGCAAAACCTTGCCGAGTTTCCCATAATAAAAAACTATGCCGTAAAAAATTTTAATGCAGATGAAAAGCGCCTTGCTGTTTCGGGACATTCTATGGGCGGCTTTACTACGGCCGGAATCTTTACCCATAATCCGAGCATTAAAACTGCTGTCGTTTTTAACGGTGCCTGCGATTGGCAAAATGCAATCCTTCAAATCGAAAAAGAATATGATGAAGCCCATATCGAATTTGATGAGGCAACAAAAAAAGCCGACCCCGCACAAAACATCGACAAACTCATAGATCGGCCTCTTTTTCTTTTACACGGAATAAAGGACTCTCTCGTTTCTTATAAAATTCAAAAACAATTTTACGACTCAACCCTTCCGCTTTATAAAAACAAGGAGCTTTTAAGGTTTATGAGCGTCGAAAGAATGAATCATTATATAAGCATTCAAACGCTCGACGAGGCCGTTTTATGGTTAAGTGAAAATCTATAA
- a CDS encoding adenine-specific methyltransferase EcoRI family protein, whose product MGVPISFLDKYCPEQFEIVGMCENSDLYKLKTKIYTTQECKEAYFWKFGKKGTYDLNASGVLVETDGHLEKVYQRILIRHK is encoded by the coding sequence ATGGGAGTCCCCATCAGTTTTCTTGATAAATATTGTCCTGAACAATTTGAGATAGTAGGTATGTGTGAGAATAGCGATTTATATAAGCTAAAAACAAAAATCTACACAACACAGGAATGCAAAGAAGCATATTTTTGGAAATTTGGTAAAAAAGGAACTTATGATCTCAATGCAAGTGGAGTTCTGGTTGAAACTGATGGTCATTTAGAAAAAGTTTATCAAAGAATTCTCATTCGGCATAAGTGA
- a CDS encoding vWA domain-containing protein, whose translation MQKSKFLLIIIGFLSIFLNAEDLSLSREDLLVIQNPKGGYHLYIRAKPDIKSVLLTETTKDPDLKLDNYAYRDPNYNEINGDEKRLLNGEFLLPEKKLYSLIDSTPEINTPLGEAYHIWIPYVVFYGYDWSRSGEVEVKDGTFFNIRTFSKPYGDYAGPFQDNPFTLRVTQKPVKEDPPPDLAYSDEAVKTFTDLADSTEGEMIYAKGPEDILPIIKEILKKVDKDHLDLLFALDSTESMMDDIAEVRKNISSMLGDILPQYKTYRIALILYKDYREDFLVREACVFTDNLKKFEKALYGFKVFGGRDIPEAVYEGIFLGLRQSWRALDADVDKKLILIGDAPPHPRPRGKVTKEDVDKLAAEKGVKIYPIILPHSLSY comes from the coding sequence ATGCAAAAAAGTAAGTTTTTGTTGATTATTATTGGTTTTCTTTCTATTTTTCTTAATGCTGAAGATTTAAGCCTTTCAAGGGAAGATTTGCTTGTTATACAAAATCCCAAGGGCGGTTATCATTTATACATAAGAGCTAAGCCCGATATAAAAAGTGTTCTTTTAACCGAGACAACAAAGGATCCCGATTTAAAGTTGGATAATTATGCCTACCGTGATCCCAATTATAACGAAATAAACGGAGACGAAAAACGCCTTTTAAACGGCGAGTTTTTGCTGCCCGAAAAAAAGCTTTACAGCCTCATAGATTCAACTCCCGAAATAAATACCCCTCTGGGTGAAGCCTATCATATTTGGATTCCCTATGTAGTTTTTTACGGATATGATTGGTCGCGAAGCGGTGAGGTCGAAGTAAAGGACGGAACTTTTTTTAATATCCGTACCTTTTCGAAACCTTATGGGGATTATGCGGGACCTTTTCAGGATAATCCCTTTACTTTGAGAGTAACTCAAAAGCCCGTCAAAGAAGACCCTCCCCCCGATCTTGCCTACAGCGATGAGGCTGTAAAAACCTTTACCGACCTGGCCGACAGTACTGAAGGAGAGATGATTTATGCAAAGGGCCCTGAGGATATTCTCCCAATTATAAAAGAAATTTTAAAAAAGGTAGATAAGGATCATCTTGATTTACTCTTTGCGTTAGACTCCACTGAAAGCATGATGGATGATATTGCGGAAGTGCGTAAAAATATCAGCTCTATGCTTGGCGACATTCTTCCTCAATATAAAACTTATAGGATTGCTTTGATCTTGTACAAAGATTACCGTGAAGATTTTTTGGTGCGGGAGGCCTGCGTTTTTACGGATAACTTAAAAAAGTTTGAAAAAGCTTTATACGGTTTTAAAGTTTTCGGAGGAAGGGATATTCCTGAAGCTGTATATGAGGGCATCTTCTTGGGGCTTCGTCAGTCATGGCGTGCCTTGGATGCCGATGTGGATAAAAAGTTGATTTTGATAGGGGATGCCCCTCCTCATCCCAGACCCCGCGGAAAGGTAACAAAAGAAGATGTAGATAAACTGGCCGCTGAAAAAGGCGTAAAAATTTACCCGATAATACTACCTCATAGTTTATCGTATTAA
- the fic gene encoding protein adenylyltransferase Fic has protein sequence MNDEEKLTKIRALELWDKNLIDNIEVGTFKGLQEIHRYLFQDIFDFAGEIRKLNISKGNFRFTPILFLTENLKIIDKMNDKTFDEILDKYVEMNVAHPFREGNGRSMRIWLDILLKQRLGRCVDWSKIDKFSYLSAMERSPVNSLELKFLLKTALTDDIQNREVYIRGIQASYEYEGMSRYDIGDM, from the coding sequence ATGAATGATGAAGAAAAGCTGACAAAGATCAGGGCTCTCGAACTTTGGGATAAAAATTTAATTGACAATATTGAAGTTGGAACCTTTAAGGGCCTGCAAGAAATACATAGATATCTGTTTCAAGATATTTTTGATTTTGCAGGAGAAATTAGAAAGTTAAACATTTCAAAGGGAAATTTCCGATTTACTCCGATTTTATTTTTGACTGAAAATCTTAAAATAATCGATAAGATGAATGACAAAACTTTTGATGAGATTTTGGATAAATATGTCGAAATGAATGTTGCTCATCCTTTTAGAGAGGGCAACGGAAGGAGCATGAGGATATGGCTGGATATTCTTCTAAAGCAACGCTTAGGAAGGTGTGTTGATTGGTCAAAGATAGACAAATTTTCTTATTTAAGTGCAATGGAACGCTCTCCGGTAAACAGTCTGGAACTCAAGTTTTTATTGAAAACAGCCCTAACCGATGATATTCAAAATAGGGAAGTTTATATAAGGGGCATACAGGCTTCTTATGAATATGAGGGAATGAGCAGATACGATATAGGGGATATGTAA
- a CDS encoding type II toxin-antitoxin system PemK/MazF family toxin — MTHGEIWWVDFGIPTGSLPGYKRPVIIMQKESKLNTVLVIPLTTNLSAADYVPNIFLSKTTTKLNKDSVAVIHLMGAVNKFCCIEKISKINNIIYEQLVGAVNSFISTHQYGENQ; from the coding sequence ATGACACATGGTGAAATTTGGTGGGTTGATTTTGGAATACCTACAGGTAGTTTACCAGGGTATAAACGTCCTGTTATTATTATGCAAAAGGAATCAAAATTAAACACCGTTCTTGTTATTCCGCTTACCACTAATCTTTCTGCAGCCGATTATGTTCCAAATATATTTTTATCAAAAACAACGACTAAACTGAACAAAGATTCGGTAGCCGTTATTCACCTTATGGGAGCAGTAAATAAATTTTGTTGTATTGAAAAAATCTCAAAGATTAACAATATAATCTATGAACAGCTCGTCGGTGCAGTAAATAGTTTTATATCAACTCATCAATACGGAGAAAACCAATGA
- a CDS encoding adenine-specific methyltransferase EcoRI family protein: MANENLHNAKVAKNDEFYTQYPDIQKEINAYLEYDTNVFKDKTILLPCDDPEWSNFTKFFAQNFINFGLKKLISTSYAVESKRIKWDWQPTLFETENPLFDVDKTKVKGKIFTLTADKNKDGKIDINDLQWQYMEGDGDFRSEEVKKLRDEADIIITNPPFSLFREFLAWIVEADKKFLIIANMNAITYKEVFPLIKDNKLWLGNGFSKGNAYFKVMGEVQKEYVTGVYDEQTGLVKFRNVCWFTNLDHGRRHQPLKLMTMADNIKFNKKLKGKPYQKYDNYDAIEVPFTDAIPSDYRADMGVPISFLDKYCPEQFEIVKFRKGNDGKDLTYSINNEETTITEKVEKNGETHLTNISGASQSFRTEQNRTEQNRTEQNRTEQNRTEQNRTEQNRTEQNRTEQNRTVTPYFRIIIRHKM, from the coding sequence ATGGCAAACGAAAATTTACATAACGCAAAAGTTGCAAAAAATGATGAATTTTATACACAGTATCCTGATATTCAAAAAGAAATAAACGCTTATTTGGAATATGATACAAACGTTTTTAAAGATAAAACGATTCTACTTCCTTGCGATGATCCTGAATGGAGCAATTTTACAAAGTTTTTTGCCCAGAACTTTATTAATTTCGGATTAAAAAAACTTATCAGTACCAGTTATGCAGTTGAAAGTAAAAGAATAAAATGGGATTGGCAGCCGACTCTCTTTGAAACTGAAAACCCGCTATTTGATGTTGATAAAACAAAAGTCAAGGGAAAAATATTTACCCTCACCGCCGATAAAAATAAGGATGGCAAAATCGACATCAATGATTTACAGTGGCAGTACATGGAAGGAGACGGAGATTTCAGAAGTGAAGAGGTCAAAAAACTACGAGACGAAGCGGATATCATTATAACGAATCCGCCCTTTTCTCTCTTTCGTGAATTTTTAGCATGGATTGTAGAAGCAGATAAGAAATTCTTGATTATTGCAAATATGAATGCGATTACATATAAAGAAGTGTTTCCGCTCATCAAAGATAATAAGCTATGGCTTGGAAACGGCTTCAGCAAAGGAAATGCGTATTTTAAAGTTATGGGAGAAGTTCAAAAAGAATATGTAACCGGTGTGTATGACGAACAGACAGGATTGGTAAAATTTCGCAATGTTTGCTGGTTTACCAACCTTGACCACGGACGGCGGCATCAGCCTCTTAAACTGATGACGATGGCGGATAATATCAAGTTCAATAAAAAACTGAAAGGGAAACCTTATCAGAAATACGATAATTATGATGCAATAGAAGTACCATTTACCGATGCAATCCCCAGCGATTATAGGGCAGACATGGGTGTGCCGATTAGTTTCTTAGATAAATATTGCCCCGAACAGTTTGAAATTGTAAAATTCCGTAAAGGAAATGACGGCAAAGATTTAACATATTCAATCAATAATGAAGAAACAACAATTACGGAAAAAGTTGAAAAAAATGGTGAAACCCACTTGACAAACATAAGTGGAGCATCACAATCTTTTAGAACAGAACAGAACAGAACAGAACAGAACAGAACAGAACAGAACAGAACAGAACAGAACAGAACAGAACAGAACAGAACAGAACAGAACAGAACAGAACAGAACAGAACAGAACAGAACAGAACAGTTACTCCATATTTCAGAATCATCATCAGGCACAAGATGTAA
- the rhuM gene encoding RhuM family protein, with the protein MNDLKELSFLMYTSKEENVSLNVVVKDETIWLTQKGMAELFGVGVPAVSKHLKNIFDEGELGRSSTVSILEIVQKEGSRNIKRDTEFFNLDAIISVGYRVNSHKATNYE; encoded by the coding sequence ATGAATGATTTAAAAGAGCTTTCATTTTTGATGTACACCTCAAAAGAGGAAAACGTATCGCTTAATGTGGTTGTAAAAGATGAAACCATTTGGCTCACTCAAAAAGGTATGGCAGAGCTTTTTGGTGTAGGAGTACCTGCCGTATCCAAGCATTTAAAAAACATCTTTGATGAGGGAGAGTTAGGCAGGTCTTCAACTGTTTCCATTTTGGAAATAGTTCAAAAAGAAGGAAGCCGGAATATAAAACGAGACACTGAATTTTTCAATTTAGATGCAATCATCTCGGTGGGCTACCGTGTAAATTCTCACAAGGCAACAAATTATGAATGA
- a CDS encoding ABC transporter ATP-binding protein, translating to MFKTFFTFVKLYIKSLSLVLKAGKANAVLLLLIIPFQALMPAVLISSSNGIINAVAEKTYENLFLLLTVWAISFLLSNILTPVYTTVQGFLTDKLTQFLNISLMNKSKEITNLSVFEDSRFYDDIEILSNEAGWRPVNLLVFGASIISSSVTAISMLVLLADFSPLIALLMFLAIIPQSLIFYRIQQEAFEVLVSNSADSRKLSYYSGLLLSKENIKEVQLYNLYDFFIGKYTDSFQTIKKDLGKNRLKKLAASVFFLTLSVIISVFIFNRLIEKAFSGSLLIGSILIFSSSIIYTTQSISRLVEDSSLLYDTLLYMQKYFNFLSIQKEKKEQNKTSQEFKAEPFKFIEFKNLCFKYPLSETLVLDNISFSVRQGEKIAIVGENGSGKTTLIKLFCRFYKPASGKILFDSMDIEETDIFSYRKKIGAVFQDFARFTLTLRENTALSALDKQGNDHLLLTALKKAGLRLNFSKGEDSICGFNLETLLGTSFEGGRDVSGGQWQKIAIARAFFGSFDILILDEPTASIDARAEFQIYEKFLALTQGKTVFFVTHRLSTVKKADKVLLLKNGKISGFAPHKVLMETNAYYKELYNMQAEAYRG from the coding sequence ATGTTTAAAACATTTTTTACCTTTGTTAAACTTTACATAAAAAGTTTAAGCCTCGTGTTAAAGGCGGGTAAGGCTAATGCCGTCCTGCTTTTATTGATTATACCTTTCCAAGCCCTTATGCCGGCTGTTCTTATATCTTCTTCAAACGGAATTATAAATGCCGTTGCCGAAAAAACATACGAAAACCTTTTTCTTTTGCTGACGGTTTGGGCCATATCCTTTCTTTTGTCGAATATTTTAACACCCGTATACACAACAGTGCAGGGATTTTTAACCGACAAACTCACGCAGTTTTTGAACATTTCTTTAATGAATAAATCAAAAGAAATTACAAATCTTTCAGTCTTTGAAGACAGCCGGTTTTACGACGATATTGAAATTCTTTCAAATGAGGCCGGCTGGAGGCCCGTAAACCTACTCGTATTCGGAGCAAGTATTATAAGCTCTTCCGTTACGGCAATTTCAATGTTGGTACTTCTAGCCGATTTTAGTCCCTTGATTGCTCTTTTGATGTTCCTTGCCATAATTCCGCAAAGCCTTATCTTTTACCGAATACAACAAGAAGCCTTTGAAGTGCTTGTTTCAAATAGTGCCGATTCACGTAAACTAAGCTATTATTCAGGCCTCCTTCTTTCAAAAGAAAACATAAAAGAAGTTCAGCTTTATAACCTATATGATTTTTTTATAGGTAAATATACCGACAGCTTTCAAACAATAAAAAAAGACTTGGGCAAAAACCGCCTAAAAAAACTTGCCGCCTCCGTTTTCTTTTTAACTCTTAGCGTAATAATAAGCGTTTTTATTTTTAACCGTCTAATAGAAAAAGCTTTTTCAGGCAGCTTGCTTATAGGAAGCATTCTTATTTTCTCTTCAAGCATAATCTACACAACCCAAAGTATTTCCCGCCTTGTGGAAGATTCAAGTCTCCTTTATGATACGCTCTTATACATGCAAAAATATTTTAACTTTCTTTCAATTCAAAAAGAAAAAAAAGAGCAAAACAAAACATCACAAGAATTTAAAGCAGAGCCATTTAAATTCATCGAATTTAAAAATCTTTGTTTTAAATATCCTTTAAGTGAAACCCTTGTGCTTGATAATATTTCTTTTTCGGTCAGGCAAGGAGAAAAAATCGCAATTGTCGGCGAAAACGGTTCAGGAAAGACCACATTGATAAAACTTTTTTGCAGGTTTTATAAACCGGCAAGCGGAAAAATTCTTTTCGACAGTATGGATATAGAGGAGACGGATATTTTCAGCTACAGAAAGAAAATCGGAGCCGTTTTCCAAGATTTTGCCCGCTTTACCCTTACTTTAAGAGAAAACACGGCTCTATCCGCCCTAGACAAGCAGGGAAATGATCATCTCCTCTTGACCGCACTTAAAAAAGCAGGTCTCAGGCTTAATTTTTCAAAAGGCGAAGATTCTATTTGCGGTTTTAATTTGGAAACGCTTTTAGGGACTTCCTTTGAAGGCGGCAGGGATGTTTCAGGCGGTCAATGGCAAAAAATAGCAATCGCACGTGCCTTTTTCGGCTCATTCGATATTCTTATCTTAGACGAACCGACAGCCTCAATAGATGCACGAGCCGAGTTCCAAATCTACGAAAAGTTTTTGGCACTCACCCAAGGTAAAACCGTCTTTTTTGTAACTCACCGCCTTTCAACCGTCAAAAAGGCCGATAAGGTTCTTCTTTTAAAAAACGGAAAAATCTCAGGCTTCGCTCCCCATAAAGTCTTAATGGAAACAAATGCATATTATAAAGAACTTTACAATATGCAGGCAGAAGCTTATAGGGGGTAA
- a CDS encoding helicase translates to MDPKDVVEWRESLVKLPDHNFFDLMQLYLGKIKTPFNKQRLAEQLSAFLRKSAIQEKIAESLDSHDILILKAVKEIPNPTQAMLSLFFSKKISYAELSEKLLNAEERLLLYRVQNSDGDKVYKINPLLQKNIEPFLLRNLFFMPEKSGQTKAKEININDTALAGLYSFCIHNEAVLKNDGSFKKRYEDLLKEIFPRLSEKTKYIYSIFSACESLGLIFRTENGFTVQRAKWEAFSQISKPERLIYFTAASLFKTRKENLQKLVLILFEFLNSFYDSAYYEEDDVEQFFLLLCMQNFSSSFIKNEIDFLHLNFIEIAETFGLLCRDKHLIYLNPELLKNASEPKKPLLIDPSFEVTVLPDSNLKSLLDTAECMEPVLIQMTGKFEITKKACSKIFQLGFTSENVYKILSEATGHEIPQNIRVSINEWYKNFTSLELYSGFVVSVAKEKEKFFELDTPLKKLVRKKIAEGVYLLNVQDLKDFEQAVYKSGLEFIFYKNKPLQSPSVRNFQKLNLFSQKEKNDYTKKLDWVKQQKEREDKYSKTLSQLSAILKDLQLAKEDAKIVSGRINRKAIITEEQLKDGVFKFTKKEASGLDFLGKQKIAEQAILGKHILEIELNTEKGPEKISGLPEEILKQEKDAVLTIVCDNPKDRLKISIAHISKIKLIHNSIFSE, encoded by the coding sequence ATGGATCCCAAAGATGTTGTCGAGTGGCGGGAAAGCCTTGTAAAATTGCCCGACCATAATTTTTTTGATTTAATGCAGCTTTATTTGGGAAAAATCAAGACCCCCTTTAATAAGCAAAGGCTTGCGGAACAGCTGAGTGCTTTTTTACGAAAATCTGCAATACAAGAAAAAATTGCAGAAAGTCTCGATTCTCACGATATATTGATTTTAAAAGCTGTAAAAGAAATTCCCAATCCTACGCAGGCTATGCTCTCTTTGTTTTTTTCAAAAAAAATATCCTACGCCGAATTATCCGAAAAACTTTTAAATGCGGAAGAACGCCTGCTATTGTACCGTGTTCAAAACAGCGACGGCGATAAGGTTTATAAGATTAATCCTCTTTTACAAAAAAATATAGAACCATTTTTATTGCGCAATCTTTTTTTTATGCCCGAAAAATCGGGGCAGACAAAAGCTAAAGAAATAAATATAAACGATACGGCCCTTGCAGGGCTTTATTCCTTTTGTATTCATAACGAAGCCGTTTTAAAAAATGACGGTTCTTTTAAAAAAAGATATGAAGATTTACTCAAAGAAATTTTTCCGCGGCTTTCGGAAAAGACAAAATATATTTATTCTATTTTTTCGGCATGTGAATCCTTAGGGCTTATTTTTAGAACGGAAAACGGCTTTACAGTTCAAAGAGCAAAATGGGAGGCGTTTTCTCAGATAAGCAAACCTGAGCGGTTGATATATTTTACTGCTGCTTCTTTATTTAAAACGAGAAAAGAAAATTTACAAAAACTTGTTTTAATTCTTTTTGAATTTTTAAACAGTTTTTATGATAGTGCCTATTATGAAGAAGATGATGTAGAACAATTTTTTCTTCTTTTGTGTATGCAAAATTTTTCTTCATCCTTTATTAAAAATGAAATTGACTTCCTTCATTTAAATTTTATAGAGATTGCTGAAACCTTTGGTCTTTTATGCAGGGATAAGCATTTGATTTATCTGAACCCTGAGCTTTTAAAAAATGCATCTGAACCTAAAAAGCCTCTTTTGATAGATCCGTCTTTTGAGGTTACTGTTTTACCTGACAGCAATTTAAAAAGCCTTTTAGATACGGCGGAATGTATGGAGCCGGTCTTAATTCAAATGACGGGAAAATTCGAAATTACAAAAAAAGCATGTTCGAAGATTTTTCAGTTAGGATTTACTTCCGAGAATGTGTATAAAATTTTATCGGAGGCAACAGGGCATGAGATTCCTCAAAATATAAGAGTTTCAATAAACGAGTGGTATAAGAATTTTACTTCACTGGAATTATATAGCGGTTTTGTAGTTTCTGTTGCTAAGGAAAAAGAAAAATTTTTTGAGCTCGATACTCCTTTAAAAAAGCTTGTCCGAAAAAAAATAGCAGAGGGGGTCTATCTTTTAAATGTTCAAGATTTAAAAGATTTTGAACAAGCTGTTTATAAAAGCGGTTTGGAATTTATCTTTTATAAAAATAAACCTCTCCAATCTCCTTCTGTAAGAAATTTTCAAAAGCTTAATTTATTTTCTCAAAAAGAAAAAAATGATTACACAAAAAAACTTGATTGGGTAAAACAGCAAAAAGAAAGGGAAGATAAATATTCAAAGACCTTATCGCAATTAAGTGCAATACTAAAAGACTTACAGTTAGCAAAGGAAGATGCCAAGATTGTAAGCGGCCGTATAAACCGTAAAGCTATAATTACGGAGGAGCAGCTTAAAGACGGAGTTTTTAAGTTTACAAAAAAAGAAGCATCCGGGCTTGATTTTTTGGGAAAACAAAAAATAGCGGAGCAGGCAATCCTAGGTAAGCACATCCTTGAAATAGAGCTGAACACAGAAAAGGGTCCGGAAAAAATAAGCGGACTTCCCGAAGAAATTTTAAAACAAGAAAAAGATGCAGTTCTTACCATTGTGTGTGATAATCCTAAGGATAGGTTGAAAATTTCTATTGCTCATATTTCAAAGATAAAGCTGATTCACAATTCTATTTTTTCGGAATGA
- a CDS encoding asparaginase, which produces MEILLKSYRGKIEDLYTFGSIAVVDKDGNLVYSAGDPKEVSFPRSSAKLIQAMVPLSLGAKEKFNLSHEEIAQICASHSGEDFHIKTVTGILKKIGLDESALKCGPHYPFKHEVELQMKINNEKPSDIHNNCSGKHSGMLAAAVLMKASTEDYYKPNHPVQQKIREMIELICDCKIPDDNISVDGCGVPVHSMPLYNFAFGMARMADYENLPQNLSSHAKVIIDSITACSEYTSGTDRIDHLLVKKYPGKLVVKSGANGYFGGLLPDKKYGIAIKVYDGISKTRDIVLVHLLKKLGVIAEADYEYFDNIADKSIKNHRGETAGEVVPRF; this is translated from the coding sequence ATGGAAATACTTTTAAAATCTTACAGGGGAAAAATTGAAGACCTTTACACATTCGGCTCGATAGCAGTAGTCGATAAAGACGGAAACCTTGTATACTCTGCAGGAGATCCCAAGGAAGTGTCTTTTCCGCGTTCGAGTGCAAAACTTATTCAGGCTATGGTGCCTCTTTCGCTTGGGGCTAAGGAAAAATTCAATTTAAGCCATGAAGAAATAGCTCAAATCTGCGCCTCGCATTCGGGTGAAGATTTTCATATCAAAACCGTAACGGGAATCTTAAAAAAGATAGGCCTCGATGAAAGCGCTTTAAAGTGCGGACCTCACTACCCTTTTAAACACGAAGTAGAATTGCAGATGAAGATAAATAACGAAAAACCCAGCGACATACACAATAATTGCAGCGGTAAGCATTCCGGTATGCTGGCGGCAGCTGTATTGATGAAAGCTTCTACTGAGGATTATTACAAGCCGAATCACCCCGTTCAGCAAAAAATAAGGGAAATGATAGAACTAATCTGTGATTGCAAAATTCCGGATGATAATATCTCGGTTGACGGCTGCGGCGTTCCCGTCCACTCCATGCCCCTTTATAATTTTGCATTCGGAATGGCACGTATGGCCGACTATGAAAACCTTCCTCAAAATTTGTCTAGCCATGCAAAAGTCATAATAGACTCCATAACAGCCTGTTCCGAATACACTTCCGGCACGGATAGAATCGACCACCTCCTGGTCAAAAAATACCCGGGCAAACTCGTCGTAAAATCCGGAGCAAACGGATACTTCGGCGGCCTTTTACCCGATAAAAAATACGGAATAGCAATCAAAGTCTATGACGGAATTTCAAAGACAAGAGATATCGTTTTGGTTCACTTGTTAAAAAAACTCGGAGTAATCGCTGAAGCCGATTACGAATATTTTGACAACATTGCCGATAAGAGCATTAAAAATCATCGGGGCGAAACAGCCGGAGAGGTTGTACCTCGGTTTTAA